A segment of the Diachasmimorpha longicaudata isolate KC_UGA_2023 chromosome 5, iyDiaLong2, whole genome shotgun sequence genome:
TatgttgatttattttaacCCTGAACCTCatccattttcattttacaTCCAGAAGCCCAATTACATAATTATAACACTTCCATtagtataaattattttcctcgGAAAAACTCAGCGATTGAAtcgtataaaaaatataaaattaactaAAACCAATCAACAGCTTAAATTGGCTGTCCTGATTGATTACTCTTCTACTGAAGTTATCACCGCCCCAGCAATTTCTTCGATTCCCTCAGTGCCAAAATCGTATGATAAGTGTCACCAACTCATCCGAAATAATAACATAACATAACGCGAACACCGATCCGACGGATGAACCCGTATTACCCACAAATCAATTTTCCGTTGCCCGGGCAACCCAACGTTCAAACATGCCACCCCACACTCGGCCGTTTCTACTTGCGTATGGCAACACATTCTGTCACCCGACATCGCCCATCACGTGTTATGACAGTTTGTCGTGCGGTACATGCGACAATGACGTACCTTCAGGGATAATCATCCCTCCGTGTGTTTACCCTCAtcgttaatgaatttttatttgtttatcatCGCAAGGTCCAGGGGAATGGCACCTGTGAGCGGTGAAACATTTACTTCCAGTGGCGCAATTGTTGATGGAATTCCAGATAAATTTGACCATTTCAGGAGGAGTTGCGTGACGGTGAGTGGATCTTTTGGAGGAAGCCAGGGCAATCCATCATTCCTGTTGCATTTTTCCACCTGATATGGACTAAACCAGACGTAGAATGCAATTTCCCTCCACGATTACCCGCGTTTATTATTTACTtacatataaataataaacataaataCACATCTGTCTACCGACCTGTCAAAACtgattgcttttttttttctactaacCCAATGATGGAGAAATGGTCCATGCACTGAAGTTTATTCATCCTATTTTAATGATCCATAAATCCATCAGAATGGTACCCAACTTCGTCGTAAACCAGCGGAATGACGAAACAGCAAAATAGCTGGTGCATACCGACACCTATTCTCGTGGTCTTTCATAATGCACGGAATAACGCTATTGTTGGCTGGAGCATGGGGGATATAAATGGAACTCACCATACGAAATTAATAGGAATGGTTATAAATAGAAATTACATCGTGATAATATTGTTACAAAGTTGGATTTTCGTATGGTAGCCGAGAGAGTCAATCGAGTTTATCCCTGGGTAGAATCGATATGAGGATTGGCTTCAGACGGTACGATAAAAAAAGACAGGTTCATTCGGTGCTTGGGCTGTTGTAGGGTCTATTGTCCTGGAGAGGTGGTTCGTGCCAGGCGCTATGTCCCTCCAAGCTCTCCAAACGGAGCAGAGAAATGTGTAGAGAAAAGGGAAAATTATCTCAGCTGATAAAAAACATATTTCATCAGTACTATTATTGATTGGTTATTATGGGCAAATGAATCTGAATGGAATTCAATGAATCATTGAATTGGACTAAAAATaactgaataataattgtcAATATATTAGCAGAACTAGATTGACTGTGTTGTAACAACAGTAATTTCCTACTTGTTTACCAAAGTATTGTATTATTGTGGTGAATAGTCCAAAGGAAACGAATGGAGTGGATCGCCATCGTCGATTTACGTTTGTAAAGTAAGACATATTTTTTTGCGCCTCTTAGCTGGTGCCTTGCCATTGTCATTTGTGTAATTCACAGTCTTcacatttgtaaataattaattttccatttacatAATTCTtggatttatcaattaaacctTCAAAGTTTCAAGTGACGAAGTTTCGTgaaattttagtgaaaatgTCGATGATAAAAGTTTCCAAGAACTTCACCCTAAACTACCCCAAAATTTTCGAAGGGTGGACATGTAGTAGTTGCCTACAAAGTAATCCACAGCTCGATGATTTTCAATAGGTACTCGAGCACGTACAATCGTATCAAATGCAGCCAAGCCTGATACACTTTCTCCCCTTCAACTCCTATAACAGTTATTGCTTTTACTCTTCAGTTGCACAGTCAAGCTGTTACGCGTATAATCCCAACTCTCGTTGAGAAATAGCTGGTAAAACTGTGTAATACTCCCATTATCCACAATGTTCACCAACAATGCACCTGTATTTGCCAGTGAGTAATTGTACAAATTTTGGCTCTGTCTCATTCGGTGACGGTAAATTTATAGAATTCCCTACCACCAGATTCTAGATAGAGTAATTCTATGTTTTTATTTAACTCATGATTGATCGCCATATCAGGAAAAAACCGGTGAGAGTACTTTTTTTCAACTACCGTTAATGGAACAATTGGAAAAAGCTTGTTTTTCAAATAACCCACAAGTGATTTTATCTCCTGTGTGTAAAGTAAAATTGTTCGGTCGTTCTGCCCGGGCCAAATTTCACTTTCTACACATCAGCCGTTAAATATGAACAATGAAATTGTCCAAAGATTCCCATGAACGtagagaatagaaaaaaaagaaaatttcgatgGGGAAAAGAAACCAAAGTACTGGGCTATATTTAAGTAATTTTATTCTAAAATAGTCACTTAAATACCGGTTATAGCTTATTGTCAcagtttttatttgttttgacTTGCGAACCGATCTGCGATGATTGCCAAATCGATCGGAGGGGGTTCGATCGACGAAGAAGCGCCGCTGACGCTTGAAATTGTACAGCAGTGGACACCTGGTTGTTCCACCCGGTTCCTTCGTGCCGTCAGTTCGATCCGGTCAGTGGGACAATGAGCATGAACCACCAACAACGTAAGTATCTCGTATATCCATTTTAAGTACTTCTATTGGTATGTCCTGACGGTAATTCGAATATGGCATGCTATTTAATTCTACTTGATGTTTATAGAGCATGAATCACCGTCTGTTTACTCAATCGGTAGCAAAACTAATTTGGTTACGATCAAGTCACGAGACGCCTAGTAAGTACtgctgaaaaaattaattaattaaattttttgaacattccaaatatttttattctaatgaaaaagattttttaaatcccccGGAGTTGCCTAGCGATGTCATTAGGACGTTCTTCAAAAATTTGGATTCACGTCTTCAtagataattttcaaaatatgaataaaagtCCACATAATAATCCCTTTGATGATAACAACGGGTGGGATATTTACTGCtgttattaatgaataaattttcatcctcagctttaaaaaaacgcgaaagaaaACCCTAGTTTTTCTGACGATTGGAGCAGTTTTAATAGTGGGTTTGATTGCTAGTGTTATTACCCTTGGTATTCTGTGTACGTATGAAAACCCAATGACAAATTAATAGGAATCGACAGGTATTGAATAATTCACGTACTCGAAACCCTATTTCCAGACTCAAGAGTGAAGGCTGCCCAGCCCATATGCGACACCGAAGAGTGTGTCAGAATCGGTGAGCTCTCACGAAACTtatcataaatttaattatccttgatgaaaaaatggatttttatttacacgAAAAACTGGTATTGAGGTgctaaatatatttatatttaacaaGCTGCAAGTTTAAAAGAGTCTATGGATACGTCTATAGATCCGTGTGAAAATTTTTACCAGTGAGTACAGTGAACTTATGCTACTTTACATTGATTTATTAATGAGTTATTTTCAAGGCTGATTGAAGTCTGCAATTGATCGGGCCAGTAAACTGTGTTATTAGTTTGTCTAGggtatattattatttcgatgCGCACTTCCTTGAGTGATTAATTTTCTAGGTATGCGTGTGGAAGGTGGTCGGCGAACCATCCAACACCTGATACCAGCATGATGTACTCGTGGTTCAGCGAAAAAACCGCCAAAGTCACGTGGAAGGTTCGGGAacttttgaggaaaaatttgacTGACGTACCCTGGGCCGTTTCACAGGCTAAAACACTCTACGAAAGTTGTGTTAATACTGGTAAGGGTTCGCGACAGGTTCTTCCAGCAGCTGcacttgaatattttcttttcaaccGAAATCCCGAGAGAAGatgttggtaaaaaaaaattgaagtccAGGGGagattgtttaaataatattcaggaaaatatttgtattttttaaaagagtTCTTCCTTCCCTGGCTTCAGCTTTCATGGACTCCCTCGGGCTCACCCCGTTGCTGAACCTCCTCAAGGAGCTGGATTTACCCCAGGTACCTGCGATTCTCAGTAAGGAGGACGGGaatttcatcgaaaaaatcggaaaggtCAGGCGAGTCCTCGGGAAGGACGTGCTCATAGGGTTCAGCGTCATTCCTGATCCCAAGAATCGCAGTAGAAATGTCATCGTTCTGGATTCACCCTCGTCACTGAGTCCTCTGCCTGGGTGACTTATTATTAATTAGCACAAGTCCATTTTTCCCCCCAAGTGAAGGGTTATTCCTTATAACAATGATATTATTGCAGGGACAGAGAGGTTGAACGGAGAGTGAGAACTCTACGAACTAGAATGGCCCGATCAGCAGTACATGAGGAAGACGAACAGCTAATGACTCCAGCGGCGATTGAGAAATCGTATATTTCGGCAGTACTGAGGGAAGTAATTAGTAATGGCACCTCCTCGCCCTGCAATTCGTCCAAAGTGATTTCTTCGGCGGAAGATGATCGGATTGCCAGAGCCGTAGACAGTATATACGAGCTAAGTGCCATATTCTATTATGTACGGAAAATTCTATATAAACATTCACTTGACGCAATACGCACGATAAAGTTTtcggaaattaaaattatgttgGAAACTCTCCCGGAGAAATTTCCCAGTCCGCGTGGTAACTTATTCGTTGAAACTTCCTTGTGCGTGTTGCACTAATGGGCGATCTTTATCACTTATTTCCGCGCTCTGCAGATGAGTCGGGACGATAATAATGACACTGCGTTTGATGGAGACATTAGCGATAAGGACTACATGTTCGTGGATGATCTTCAGAGACTGACTGATGGTTACGTTAGGTATGAAAATTGTTCTGTGAGACCGCGGAAAATTTGGCGGCCATTTATAGAGGAGATATGTCGCGGTGTTGTCGATTTGGATTTGGATAAGAGGGACAAAGTCTTTGTTGCAAATTTGAAATACGTCAAAGATCTGGCCCTTCTTTTAGCCACTACGGATGATGACAAACTTGGTAAGTTATCAATTTCCACGATATTTACGCGGTAATTTACTATTTGTATgggatattttgaaaaatcaataaacaattcGCCGGAAATTTACTGCAATTCTCTGGTGCTTTCGCTGGTTTATTTTATACAAATTATCACTTATTGTTTCCAATTACAGAGACTAGTGGATAATTGATGTGTGAACTTTGGCTATGgtgagaaaattaatgtttataTTGGGCTGTTGTTACTTTTTCTTAGAAAGTGCTGTGTGGTGGACTGTCGTAGACCTGGTTGCTCCTCATTCCTCCAACAATTTGCGGAATATTTGGTCTGAGTATATTGACAAGTTGATAAGCATCGAGAACTCGGAGCCGAGGTCTATTCACTGTGCTGACGTTGTTAATTACATGATGGGTAATTACACATCTTCTATTTTACTTAAAGAGgatgattttttctttgtgaagaccttcaatttttttgtcacagGAATGGCAGTTTCCTGGTTGTTTGTGGACCCGAAATTCCCCACTGAGACAGCTCCCAAAGTCGAGGAGATGCTGGAAGATATCCGAACGTCATTTGCTTCCCTCGTCACTACAACAGCCTGGATGGACAAGCGAACTAAGGTCTCCACTctcgaaaaatctaaaaaaatggtTTACGTCATCGGACACCCGGAttggttgttcgacgagaaggTCCTCAATGAATATTACGCAggggtgaggaaaaaaattttaaggggACTACTATCGACACAAAACGAGCGCAATTTTCTTTCAGTCGATAATTTTCGTATTATTAAGAATTCGTTTCGGTCAGTTCATATTTTGTTATCCCAATTATAAATTCCTTAATTAGGAATGGATCCTTGGGGTCATCATTAGTATCTAATTTCTAGAGTTGAGTTTTTGTGCTCATTTTCGACGGTAAGTGTAATAGTCCCGAGGCAACTCGGCCCATCACTTTTTCTGATCTCAGGGAAAACCTCGAGGCGCGAGATAAGATGACGAAATCCCCCTAGAACTTGATTGTCCGGTGCTATAAACTCTTCTTCGCAACGGTACCATCGGGAAATAcgccgataattttgaaagttcGAGGCTTTATGCCCAAAAGACAAAATTCCAAATATAGATAATTTATTTCGAGGAGCGACCCCaaagaatgaatgaatttcgAAAGAGAAATTCATTTACTCATTCATTGATTCATTTCGAAGAATTAATTCTGATGTCCTTATCTCAAAATTCAAAAGCTCGGAACATGTTCCTCAAATTTACCGTAACGACTTACTACAAAATTTAGAAATACAACTGTAACACACTGGCacttattttcatttcctgAATTTCAGATAGAAATGAAGGATGCTAATTACTTCGACAATATGCTGTCAATAGCGCGAGTGATGAGCAAGTCAGAGATAGGAGCCGTCAACGAAACGaatgatatgaacgaaacatAGTAATAACTTCGTAACttcattaatcaatcaatggcCTTTCTatacaattaataataattattcatgggACATGTTGACAGTTGGGCAGCGGAGCCTACAGATGTGAATGCTGTCTACACAGTCGTCGCGAACCACATAAGTAAGTACTGAAAAAGACAGCGATCCAAAATAATTACAACAAAATATACGAATTCATTAACAAATATATTTCTAATGGACGCAGCAATACCCGCTGCAATTCTACAGTTTCCGTTCTACGACTTGGGCCTGGAGTAAGCGAAGGATTCGCTGAGGTTTCAGGACTTGAATTGATAATCGAACATTTGTTTGCAGAGCTTTGAATTATGGAGCGATCGGAACGATTCTGGGCCACGAATTAACCCACGGGTTCGACAATAGTGGCCGACTCTATGATGGTGATGGAAATCTTCGTCAGTGGTGGAGCAATGACACAATCCTCGAGTATAAGGACAAGGTGGAGTGCTTCATACAGCACTACGGGGATTACTACGAAGAGGAGGTAAATAATATCGTGTAATATAGCAATCTCGATGGTTCGATTcccacgtgcatcaagagctCTGGAAATGAAGACACTTAATTTTCATGGCCATTACTATAACGTCCCTCTAGATCGGAAAGCCCATAAATTAACCACCGATCGAACTTCCTggtgaatttaatgaattcctATCCTTCGTTTTCACGATCACTCCACAGGTGGATGAGCACATTGATGGTCAACTGACCTTGGACGAGAATATTGCGGACAACGGTGGTCTTCGTGAAGCCGTTCTCGCATACAAGAGATGGAAGGCCAAACACGGTCAAGAGCCGATGCTGCCGGGTTTCACTCATCTCAGCCACGAGCAGCTGTTATTTTTAGGCTTTGCTCACGTAATAAGTTacatttgtttatcaaaaaaacaCCAATCTCTTCTGAGGAATAATTTAGCCGTTAATGGATCGAACGTATAGAGCTCCTCGCGCATAAAAACACGATTTCTTCATAATTTACGGCTTTTGTTGTCGTGGATTTTTTACGCCCCTTACATAATGATGATTAATATCTATCGTTACTCCCTCAATTTAGCTGTGGTGCGAAGCTCACACTCCCGAGTCCCTGAGATGGATGCTTCGTGATTCACATTCACCAGGACACGTGCGACTGATAGCAGTATTAACGAATTCGAAGGAGTTCAGTGAGGCATGGCAGTGCCCTGTGGGTACACCAATGAATCCCAGGAAGAAATGCCGCATTTGGTGAAGACTatcaatttccaaagatattgtgATGAGAGTGAAAGTTgaaaatatgtttttaataaaaGAGTTTTATTTACGTACGGAGctgggctttttttttatactagAACATATGCAGTAATCATATCATAGCAATTCCTTATGAATTCACCTGTTTGCAGGTGTAGTTTTCTACTGGACCTAAGTGATCTTATTAAAGTCTAATCTGTGAACAGTTATTTATGTCACAATTGAATATATTGTTACGTTTTTGCCCCTTTTCTCCCTTTCAACCAGCTGCATGCAAGATTTAACAATCCATACTAATGTGGCTGGGCATTTCATCACCGAATAATtggttttcgtttttttgatTCTACTGTGTGAGCTAATCCTCGCAGCTAATTAAGAACATTGTTGTCAGTTCCGCGATCAGCAACATTGTGCATTATCTATTCTGAGATCATTATAGATACTCCATTCGCCAGAAAATTGCCAATTGGCAATGTTGTGACCAAATGAAAACCGAGTCGATTAATTCGAAGGGGTTGGGTCTTGACCAACTATAGAAAGttgaacaatatttttgtaagaaaagaattttatttaggTACAAAAATGACAAGTTTTTTTCTAACAAATGGTTGGCATTATTCATGGATTCAGTTGTAGCCAAATTGTGGATGGCACGTGATGTGACACGATAAGAGGCACTCCTCGGGGGTGTTCTGAGGTCTCAACTCTCCAATTTTCCTCTCATTAATTCATGTCCATGATTTAACGAGAAAAAGAATTTGTGCTACTTGAATCCATTTCATCTGAGCTTAGAGAAAAAAACTTGCAGCGGACAAAGGCTTTGCGAAGAAGTACAAGTCCCTGGGCTTTTTAGTAAACGTATCCGCCGTTGGATCCAATGAGTTGAGAGGATCCTTGGCTTGATGACTGGCTATTGAAGCCTGAGTCTTGCACCTGTGGTGCctggaaaaatgattgaatgtTAGTATAATCGGAGGATGCATCGCCGAAGTTTGCAGCAATATTTTCGAAGCTTGGAAGATTATCAACCGATTGACTGAAGCTGATGGTCTCGTATTCTGCGGACTGGCTGGATGCCTGGGGCTGCTCATAAGCTGGTGCCGGGGCTGCCTCAACTGTTgggatttgtaatttttaatatagATTCATGTATTGCCCTTAATTAtatgattttgaaatttaaaacaGGGGAATCCCCGAATTCTCTAGCCATACGACTAGTTAAGATCGCTAGAGATCTGCGATCACTCCGAAATAATACATTTAGTGTGAAAGTACCTTGTACGGGTGCTGGGGCTGGCTGGTAGCTCTGGACTGGAGCAGGAGCTGGCTGGTAACTCTGGACTGGAGCTGGGGCTGGCTGGTAGCTCTGGACGGGAGCTGGAGCTGGCTGGTAGCTTTGGACTGGAGCAGGGGCTGGCTGGTAGCTCTGGACGGGAGCAGGAGCTGGCTGGTAACTCTGGACCGGAGCTGGGGCTGGCTGGTAGCTCTGAACTGGAGCTGGGGCTGGCTGGTAGCTCTGGACGGGAGCAGGAGCTGGCTGGTAGCTCTGGACTGGAGCTGGAGCTGGCTGGTAGCTCTGAACTGGAGCTGGGGCTGGTTGGTAGCTCTGAACTGGAGCTGGGGCTGGCCTATAGGTCTGGACTGGAGCGGGTGCTGGGCGGTAACTCTGGACTGGGGCTGGGGCAGGAGCCAAGTATTGTCGTGAAGCCTGGGGAGCGGGTTGCCTCTGCTGAACTGGGGCTGGACGGGATTGCTGGACTGGGGCTAGGTACTGCCTGGACTGTTGAGGAGCCTGACGCTGAGGTGCGGGGGCTGACTGGCGTTGGGGTGCTGGGCGAGACTGACGTTGGGGTGCTGGGGCCAGATAGGCGCGGCTAGCCTGAGGGGCTGGGGCAGGCTGGCGGTAGCTCTGGACAGGGGCCGCTTGCTGGTGGTAGTGATTCTGGGCTGGGGCAGCTGGTTGATGGTAGTGATTCTGGGCTGGAGCAGATGGAGCTGCGTGGTACTGCTGGGGAGCCGCGGGCAGGTAAGTTGCTGAGGGAGCGCTCACTTGGATGCTCTGCTGCTGTTGTCATAAAGTCAGAAATTTAGGAACCACAGGATCACGAGGATCTGAAGACGCTTGCGAGATAAAATCTGGATGGGATTAACTCACTGTGGATTGACCGTGGTGACCACCGCCGATGGGGGCTCCAGCCT
Coding sequences within it:
- the LOC135162239 gene encoding membrane metallo-endopeptidase-like 1 isoform X1, producing MSMNHQQQHESPSVYSIGSKTNLVTIKSRDAYFKKTRKKTLVFLTIGAVLIVGLIASVITLGILYSRVKAAQPICDTEECVRIAASLKESMDTSIDPCENFYQYACGRWSANHPTPDTSMMYSWFSEKTAKVTWKVRELLRKNLTDVPWAVSQAKTLYESCVNTAFMDSLGLTPLLNLLKELDLPQVPAILSKEDGNFIEKIGKVRRVLGKDVLIGFSVIPDPKNRSRNVIVLDSPSSLSPLPGDREVERRVRTLRTRMARSAVHEEDEQLMTPAAIEKSYISAVLREVISNGTSSPCNSSKVISSAEDDRIARAVDSIYELSAIFYYMSRDDNNDTAFDGDISDKDYMFVDDLQRLTDGYVRYENCSVRPRKIWRPFIEEICRGVVDLDLDKRDKVFVANLKYVKDLALLLATTDDDKLESAVWWTVVDLVAPHSSNNLRNIWSEYIDKLISIENSEPRSIHCADVVNYMMGMAVSWLFVDPKFPTETAPKVEEMLEDIRTSFASLVTTTAWMDKRTKVSTLEKSKKMVYVIGHPDWLFDEKVLNEYYAGIEMKDANYFDNMLSIARVMSKSEIGAVNETNDMNETYWAAEPTDVNAVYTVVANHITIPAAILQFPFYDLGLEALNYGAIGTILGHELTHGFDNSGRLYDGDGNLRQWWSNDTILEYKDKVECFIQHYGDYYEEEVDEHIDGQLTLDENIADNGGLREAVLAYKRWKAKHGQEPMLPGFTHLSHEQLLFLGFAHLWCEAHTPESLRWMLRDSHSPGHVRLIAVLTNSKEFSEAWQCPVGTPMNPRKKCRIW
- the LOC135162239 gene encoding neprilysin-11-like isoform X2, with product MRHRRVCQNRYACGRWSANHPTPDTSMMYSWFSEKTAKVTWKVRELLRKNLTDVPWAVSQAKTLYESCVNTAFMDSLGLTPLLNLLKELDLPQVPAILSKEDGNFIEKIGKVRRVLGKDVLIGFSVIPDPKNRSRNVIVLDSPSSLSPLPGDREVERRVRTLRTRMARSAVHEEDEQLMTPAAIEKSYISAVLREVISNGTSSPCNSSKVISSAEDDRIARAVDSIYELSAIFYYMSRDDNNDTAFDGDISDKDYMFVDDLQRLTDGYVRYENCSVRPRKIWRPFIEEICRGVVDLDLDKRDKVFVANLKYVKDLALLLATTDDDKLESAVWWTVVDLVAPHSSNNLRNIWSEYIDKLISIENSEPRSIHCADVVNYMMGMAVSWLFVDPKFPTETAPKVEEMLEDIRTSFASLVTTTAWMDKRTKVSTLEKSKKMVYVIGHPDWLFDEKVLNEYYAGIEMKDANYFDNMLSIARVMSKSEIGAVNETNDMNETYWAAEPTDVNAVYTVVANHITIPAAILQFPFYDLGLEALNYGAIGTILGHELTHGFDNSGRLYDGDGNLRQWWSNDTILEYKDKVECFIQHYGDYYEEEVDEHIDGQLTLDENIADNGGLREAVLAYKRWKAKHGQEPMLPGFTHLSHEQLLFLGFAHLWCEAHTPESLRWMLRDSHSPGHVRLIAVLTNSKEFSEAWQCPVGTPMNPRKKCRIW
- the LOC135162061 gene encoding skin secretory protein xP2-like isoform X1, whose translation is MKLILSLVICLFGAALSASALKVKRDILPGDPRYGTDYHHHHHGSSSAPSNAYGPPNHQAGAPIGGGHHGQSTQQSIQVSAPSATYLPAAPQQYHAAPSAPAQNHYHQPAAPAQNHYHQQAAPVQSYRQPAPAPQASRAYLAPAPQRQSRPAPQRQSAPAPQRQAPQQSRQYLAPVQQSRPAPVQQRQPAPQASRQYLAPAPAPVQSYRPAPAPVQTYRPAPAPVQSYQPAPAPVQSYQPAPAPVQSYQPAPAPVQSYQPAPAPVQSYQPAPAPVQSYQPAPAPVQSYQPAPAPVQSYQPAPAPVQSYQPAPAPVQSYQPAPAPVQSYQPAPAPVQVEAAPAPAYEQPQASSQSAEYETISFSQSAPQVQDSGFNSQSSSQGSSQLIGSNGGYVY
- the LOC135162061 gene encoding skin secretory protein xP2-like isoform X2, whose translation is MKLILSLVICLFGAALSASALKVKRDILPGDPRYGTDYHHHHHGSSSAPSNAYGPPNHQAGAPIGGGHHGQSTQSIQVSAPSATYLPAAPQQYHAAPSAPAQNHYHQPAAPAQNHYHQQAAPVQSYRQPAPAPQASRAYLAPAPQRQSRPAPQRQSAPAPQRQAPQQSRQYLAPVQQSRPAPVQQRQPAPQASRQYLAPAPAPVQSYRPAPAPVQTYRPAPAPVQSYQPAPAPVQSYQPAPAPVQSYQPAPAPVQSYQPAPAPVQSYQPAPAPVQSYQPAPAPVQSYQPAPAPVQSYQPAPAPVQSYQPAPAPVQSYQPAPAPVQSYQPAPAPVQVEAAPAPAYEQPQASSQSAEYETISFSQSAPQVQDSGFNSQSSSQGSSQLIGSNGGYVY